The proteins below are encoded in one region of Alistipes communis:
- a CDS encoding tetratricopeptide repeat protein: MKSVKILLSVALAVVGVVAMAQDFSDDAKYGKYGATPEERKDNIYLLNFFNEAVGNQDFQTASGYLKQLLDKCPKASENIYAKGATVMKNKIARAKSVAEKKTYIDSLMLLYDLRIENFGDHATRGKAYILDRKARDFLIYNPLDHERVLELFREAIAAQPDPELVAIYFKQLTDYYKDDGEGSPEEIIAEYDRLSPVFDGATGQAAEYKDQFDKCFGLSGVASCENLEAMFKEKIAASNNDPDVLAQAVDLMTRAKCDSEFYLTTAEKYYEVKPSAETALFLAQAFQNKQEYDKAIKYLTEALAVETDNVEKEKLLVRIGVVQLATKNYAEARKAALEAQALNPEDGMTYFVLAQCYGAQASGANFTSQAMYWVAYDTMEKAAQLLEEADLKETATKMMAAFRSAWPSKEECFFNEVQAGQRYVVNGIATTVRCIR, from the coding sequence ATGAAAAGCGTAAAAATTCTGCTCTCTGTAGCGTTGGCCGTCGTCGGAGTGGTGGCGATGGCCCAGGATTTCAGCGACGATGCGAAGTACGGCAAATACGGCGCAACGCCCGAGGAACGGAAAGACAACATCTATTTGCTCAACTTTTTCAACGAGGCGGTCGGCAACCAGGATTTCCAGACTGCTTCGGGGTACCTCAAACAACTGCTGGACAAGTGTCCCAAGGCTTCGGAGAATATCTATGCCAAGGGCGCTACGGTGATGAAGAACAAGATCGCGCGTGCCAAGAGCGTAGCCGAGAAGAAGACCTACATCGACTCGCTGATGCTGCTCTACGATCTGCGTATCGAGAATTTCGGCGATCATGCGACCCGCGGCAAGGCCTACATCCTCGACCGCAAGGCACGCGACTTTCTGATCTATAATCCGCTCGACCACGAACGGGTGTTGGAGCTGTTCCGCGAGGCGATCGCCGCACAGCCCGATCCGGAGTTGGTAGCGATCTATTTCAAGCAGCTCACCGACTACTATAAGGACGACGGCGAAGGTTCGCCCGAGGAGATCATCGCCGAGTACGACCGTCTGTCACCTGTCTTTGACGGCGCTACGGGGCAGGCTGCCGAGTATAAGGATCAGTTCGACAAGTGCTTCGGCCTGTCGGGCGTGGCTTCGTGCGAGAATCTGGAAGCGATGTTCAAGGAAAAGATCGCCGCCAGCAACAACGATCCCGACGTGCTGGCGCAGGCCGTCGATCTGATGACGCGCGCCAAATGCGACAGCGAGTTCTATCTGACTACCGCCGAGAAATATTACGAAGTGAAGCCGTCGGCCGAAACCGCGTTGTTCCTCGCGCAGGCTTTCCAGAACAAGCAGGAGTACGACAAGGCGATCAAGTATCTGACCGAGGCGCTGGCCGTCGAGACCGACAATGTCGAGAAGGAGAAGCTGCTGGTGCGCATCGGCGTCGTACAGCTGGCTACGAAGAACTATGCCGAGGCCCGCAAGGCCGCGCTCGAAGCGCAGGCGCTCAATCCCGAGGACGGCATGACCTATTTCGTGCTGGCGCAGTGCTACGGCGCACAGGCTTCGGGTGCCAACTTTACTTCGCAGGCGATGTACTGGGTGGCTTACGACACGATGGAGAAGGCCGCTCAGCTGCTCGAAGAGGCCGATCTGAAAGAGACCGCGACCAAGATGATGGCCGCCTTCCGCAGCGCATGGCCCTCGAAGGAGGAGTGCTTCTTCAACGAAGTGCAGGCCGGTCAGCGCTATGTCGTCAACGGCATTGCGACGACGGTTCGCTGCATCCGCTAA